A segment of the Curtobacterium sp. MCSS17_007 genome:
TCGCGGCCGCCCGGACCCGCAGCATCGTGCGGCCCCCGGGGCAGTCGGACTCGAGCCGGCTCGACCAGACGCTGCAGAGCCGCGTGTTCGACGACGGGCTCGAGATCGTCGAGGCCGTGGTCTCGCTCATGCCCCCGGCGTGGGAGAACGACCGCACGCTCACCCCGGACGTCCGGGACATGCTCGAGTACTTCTCGCTGTACGAGGAGAAGAACGACGGGCCCGCCGCGGTGATCTTCAGCGACGGCGACGTCGTGGGTGCCCGGCTCGACCGCCTGGGCCTGCGCCCGCTGCGCACCGTGCAGACCGCCGAGTACCTGATGGTGGCGTCCGAGGCCGGTCAGGTCACGTTCCCCGCCGACGAGGTCGTGCACCGCGGCCGCATCGAGGCCGGCGGCATGCTCGTCGTCGACCACCGCACCGGCACGGTGATGCGCACCGACGACGTCCTCCGGATGCTCGCTGCTCGTCGGGACTACGCGACCCTGCTCGACGCCGCCCGCGTGCACCTCGACGACCTGCCCGCGCCCGACTACGACCGCGGCACGAGCACCCTCGGCTACGACGGCGACCTGTCGCTCGCGGGCCGCTACGTCGCGTACTCGCTGAACCAGGAGAGCTTCCGGTTCATGCTCGATCCGATGCTCGCCAACGGGTCCGAGCGGATCTCGGCGATGGGCTACGGCAACGCCGTCAACGCGTTGAGCGACACCGAGGGCGGCATGGCGAAGTACTTCTCGCAACGCTTCGCCCAGGTGACGAACCCACCGCTCGACTCGATCCGCGAGGCCGACGGCATGTCGATGCGCGTCGCCCTCGGGGCCAAGCCGGACGGCACCGGCAGCACGAGCCGCCAGATCGTCGTGGACTCCCCCGTGCTCGGGCACCTGGACATGGTCCGCCTGCGTGACCAGACGATCGTGCCGCTCGAGCGCTTCGACATGCTCTACGTGCCGGTCGTCGGCGACGAGCAGGCGAACGCCGAGGCGGTGCGCACCGCGACCGAGCGACTCGCCGAGGCCGTCGTGGCCTTCGCCGAGCGTCAGGGCGGGATCGCGGTCCTGACCGACCGCTCGGTGTCGTCGACGCACGCGCCCCTCCCCGTGATCCTCGCCGTCGCCGCCGTCAACCAGCGACTCATCGAGACCGGTCTGCGCCTGCGGGTGTCCGTGGTCGCCGAGTCCGGTCAGCTGCCATCGTCACACCACGTGGCCACTGCCCTGGGCTTCGGCGCCTCGGCTGTGTACAGCTTGTCCGCCCGGCTCCGTGCGGAGGAGAAGTACCCCGCCGCCCCCGCTCCCGCGGGCGAGCTCACCGAGACCGACGCCGCGCTCGAGCGCTTCCGCAAGGCCGCCGAGAAGGCTCTGGCGAAGACGATGGGCCGCGTGGGTCTGTGCACCGCGGAGAGCTACATCGGCGGCGAGTTCTTCGAGCCGAACTACCTCGACACCGGGGACGACCTGTTCGCCCGGGTCTTCCCGCACATGGACGCCCCGGTCGGCGGCGTGGGCTTCGCCCGCATCGCCCAGGCCGCGACGGAGTGGCACGAGCGCGCCCGGTCCGTGGCGACCGAGGGACAGATCCCCCTGCTGGGCCTGTTCAAGGAACGGTCCGACGGCGCGGGGCACTCGTTCGGCGTCGCCAGCGTCCGCGGCTTCGGCGGCATGACCGAGGAGCGCCCGGCCTTCGAGCGTTCCGGCGACTCGGACGCCCTGCGCCTGCTCACGCTCGGGCAGCTCGACGACGCCTTCGGCATCTCCGACACCGCGTACCGGAACACCGGCTACGACCGGCTCAGCGACGCCGAGATCGACGCCCACCGGATCACCCCGGGCTACGTCACGTTCCTGCAGACCACGCACGACGAGCGCTCCCGCCGTCCCGCCGCCCTGCGCGACGTGCTCGCCCTGCCCGCCGACGTCACCGGCATCGACACGGCTGAGGACTTCGCCCGCGAGCTCGGCCGCTTCTCGACCACCGGCAACGCGAGCATCACGGTGCGCGGGCTGTCCGGCTCACGTCCGGCGACGGGCGACGACGAGCAGCCGGGAGGCCCGGTCCGGTTCGACCTGCGCCTCACCTCGGCGGGGTCCACGGGTGCACTGCGCCACCGCGCCCTCGCGGACGGCGTCGCGCTCCTGCACCCCGGGCAGGTCGACGTCGACGCCGTCGCCGACGACCGGGTGACGCTCCGCGCCACCGGCCGCGCCGCGGACCTGCTCGCACTGCTCGTGAGCGCTCCGGACAGCGTCGACGTCGCGACCGTCCAGCCCGCGCACGAGATCACGCGCACGCTGGCGTCCGGGGCCATGAGCCACGGCGCCCTCGTCGCCACGGCGCACGAGGCCGTCGCACACGGCACGAACATGGTGGGCGGCATGTCGAACTCGGGCGAGGGCGGCGAGCACCACTCCCGCTACGGCACCATCCGCGGTTCGCGCATCAAGCAGTTCGCCTCGGGCCGGTTCGGCATCTGGGCGGGCTACCTCGCCGACCCCATGCTCGAAGAGCTCGAGATCAAGATCGGGCAGGGCGCCAAGCCCGGCGAGGGCGGGCAGCTCCCCGCCCCGAAGGTCACGGTGGACATCGCCGCGGCCCGCGGTGGGACGCCCGGCGTCGAGCTCATCTCGCCGCCGCCCCACCACGACACGTACTCCATCGAAGACCTCGCGCAGCTCATCCACGACTGCAAGGCCGCCCGCGTCCGGGTGGTCGTGAAGCTGGTGTCCTCCGAGGGCATCGGCACGATCGCGGTGGGCGTCGCGAAGGCCGGCGCGGACGTCATCAACGTCGCGGGCAACACCGGCGGCACGGGCGCCGCGGCGGTCACGAGCCTCAAGTACGCGGGCCGCTCGGCGGAGATCGGCGTGGCCGAGGTGCACCAGGCCCTCGTCGCGAACGGCCTGCGCCAGAAGGTCACGCTGCGCTGCTCCGGCGCGCACCAGACCGGCTCGGACGTCGTCACGAGTGCGCTGCTCGGCGGGGACTCGTTCGAGTTCGGCACGACGGCCCTCATGATGCTCGGCTGCGTCATGGCGAAGAACTGCAACGTGAAGTGCCCGGCCGGCCTCACCACGAACGCCGAGGCGTTCGAGGGCGACCCCCGTGCGCTCGCGCAGTACCTGCTCAACATCGCGCACGACGTCCGGCAGATCCTCGCGCGCCTCGGGCTCCACTCGCTGCGCGAGGCCCGCGGGCGCACCGACCTGCTCCAGCTCCTCGACCACCCGGCGTCCGTCGGTCGACTCGACGTGCGGAACCTGCTCGCGCAGGTGCCCGAGAAGGTCGTCACCGACCCGGAGTACCTGGAGAAGGACTACCGCACCGACGACAGCCTCATCGAGCTCGTCCGCGCCGCCCTGGTCGACGGGCACGACCACTCGCTGCACGTCGACGGCCTGCTGCTCGGCAACGCGGACAAGTCCGTCGGCGGCCAGCTCGGCATCGACGTCGAGCGGCTGCTCAACCACGAGCTGCGGGACGTCGACCTGTCGTCGCACCCGGCGATCGCCACCGACGACCGTGGTCGGCGGCGGCTCGTCGACGGCGCCGTGACGGTCAGCACCCACGGGTCGGCCGGGCAGTCGTACGGCGTCTTCACGAACGACGGCATCACGCTCGAGCACACCGGCACCGCGAACGACGGTGTCGGCAAGAGCCAGAGCGGCGGGCGGATCGTCGTCCGGGCACCCGGCGGCGGCAGCGGCGAGCGGGGCGGCAACGTCCTGGTCGGCAACTTCGCGCTGTTCGGTGCGACCGGCGGGCGGACGTTCGTCGAGGGCGAGGCCGGCGACCGGTTCGCCGTCCGCAACTCCGGGGCCACCGCGGTCGTTGAGGGCCTCGGCGACTTCGGTTGCGAGTACATGACCGGCGGCACGGTGCTCAACCTCGGCGCCTTCGGCAAGGGGCTCGGCAACGGCATGTCCGGCGGTTTCCTGTACCAGTACGACCCGTCCGGTGCGGTGACCGAGCGTGCGAGTACGGACTCGCTGCTCGTGTTCCCCGTGACCGACACCGAGCGCGGCGCCTTCCACGAGGCGTCCGCCCGGCTGCTGCTCGAGTGGCACCTCGAGGCCACCGGATCGGCCTTGGCCGAGCGCTTGCTCGCCGAGTGGGAGACCACCCGCGAGCACGTGTACGTCGGGATGCCACGTGCGCTCCTGCTGGCGCAGGACGCCGACGAGATCCTCGCCGCGGCGACCAGGAACGAGCTGCTCGACGAGCTCGCGACCTCGACGGCCACGGACCGCATCCGGTCGTTCAAGGTCGCCTACCGCGACCAGCGGACCGTGCTCGACGGCCGTGCGCCCGCACTCGGCGACCAGGGCGAGGACATGTTCTCGCTGCTGTCGTCGTACACGGTGCTCGGCGTCGCGCAGGACGTCGCACTCGAGCGGGTCCCCGGCGCCCTCGGCCCGCAGGACCCCCGGGTCAGCGAGGCCGTGCGGAACCTCGTGCTCACCGAGGACTTCGCGGTGCAGCAGCGCGTGGTGAAGTACCTGCGGGGCACGCTCGACCGGTTCGCCGACGACGAGCTCGCGACCCTCGTCGCCGTCAAGCGCCTCGACGACCACAAGCGCGCGCTCACGCAGCGGAACAACCGCAGCATGGACGCGCCGAGCACCACCGGGTGGATCATGCACCAGAACGCCAAGAACGACGGCCGCGTCCGTCGAGCCCGCTTCGACGAACTGCTCGCGACCGCCGCGCTCGAGGACATCGCCATGCGTGCACCGCAGGCTCCGACCGAGGCGGTGACCGCGTGAGCACCCTGCCCCCGACGGGCTCGCTGATCCCGGTCGACGCCCCGTTCTCCGCCGCGCAGGAGTCCTGGCTCGCCGGCTTCATCGCGGGCATCGCGGCCGCCGGCAAGCGGTCGGCGGCACCCGCGCCGACGACGACGATCGACGTGCTCTTCGGCACGCAGACGGGCAACGCGGAGTTCCTCGCCGACGAGCTCGTCGCCGGCGCGGTGGCGCGCGGGCTCGGTGGGCGTGCCACCCCGCTCGACGCCGTGACAACCGAGCAGCTGGCCGCGATGTCGCACGTGCTCGTGGTCACCTCGACGTACGGCGAGGGCGAGATGCCCGACAACGCCGGCCTGTTCTGGGACGCCATCCAGGCGGCCACGGTCCCCCGGCTCGAGGGGCTGCAGTACGCGGTCCTCGGGCTCGGGGACACGAGCTACGACGAGTTCTGCCAGGCCGGCAAGCTGCTCGACACCCGCTTCGAGCAGCTCGGCGCGACCAGGATCCACGATCGCGTCGACTGCGACGTCGACTTCGAGGACCCTGCCGCCCTGTGGACCGATGCAGTCCTCGACCGGCTGGCGGCAGAGGCCGGCGCGACCGGCGGTGGCGGCGCGACCACCGGTTCCAGCGCGACCACGGGTGGTGCCGGGGCCGGCGGGACGGGCGCGGGCCGTGCCTCCCGACCGGGCGCGCAGTGGAACAAGCGCACGCCGTACGCGTCGCGCCTCGTCGAGAACCGACTGCTCTCGTCGCCGCGCAGCGCGAAGGAGATCCGGCACTACGAGTTCGACCTCGGCGACTCCGGCATCGAGTACACCGCCGGTGACGCACTGGCCGTCGTGCCGCGGAACGACGAGGTCTTCGTCGCCGAGCTGCTCGAGCAGGTGGGCGCCGACGGATCCGAGGAGTTCGACGGGCGACCGGTGGCCGAGGTGCTCCGGGTCGACCGCGAGATCCGCACGCCGTCGAAGGACCTCGTCGCCGACCTCGTGCAGCGCGCCCCGTCGAGCGAGCTGGCCGCGGTCGTCGCGCACGGCGACAAGCACGAGCTCGACCGCTGGCTCTGGGGTCGTGACGTGATCGACCTGCTGCGCGACGCCGGCCCCGCCGCACCGGGCCTCGACGAGCTGCTGCCGAACCTCCGTCCGCTGCAGGCGCGGCAGTACTCGATCTCGTCGAGTCCGCTCGCGCACCCCTCCCGGATCCACCTGACCGTGGCGTCCGTCCGGTACGGCGACCCGCACCGGATGCACGCGGGCGTGGCGTCGACGTTCCTCGCCGACCGGGTGGCGCCCGACGGCACGGTCGACGTGTACCTGCAGCCGAACGCGGCGTTCGGGGTGCCTGCCGACCAGGACGCCCCGATGGTCATGATCGGGCCGGGGACGGGCATCGCTCCGTTCCGTGGGTTCCTGCACGAGCGCGCGGCCTCCGGCGCGACCGGCCGGAACTGGCTGTTCTTCGGCGACCAGCACCGCGACACGGACTTCGTGTACGAGGACGAGCTGACGGGCATGCAGGAGCAGGGCGTGCTCGACCGCCTCGACCTGGCGTTCTCGCGCGACCAGGCCGAGAAGGTCTACGTGCAGACCCGGATGCTCGAACGGTCCGCGGAGCTGTACGCCTGGCTCGAGGAGGGGGCGCACGTGTACGTGTGCGGCGACGCATCGCGCATGGCGAAGGACGTCGAGGCGGCGCTCCTGCAGGTCATCCGCACCGGCCGCGGGCGGGACGAGGACGACGCGCAGGCGTACCTGGCGGACCTCCGACGGGCGAAGCGGTACGTGCGCGACGTGTACTGAGGCGCGGGCGCTCCCGCGCGGAGGAGGCCGGACCGCGCGGAGGACGCCGTACCGCGCG
Coding sequences within it:
- a CDS encoding glutamate synthase-related protein translates to MNTSPFGLYDPAHESSDCGVGFITRLDGTPSHDVIVRGDEALCAIPHRGGKSAEGVGDGAGVSIDLSVEFFSAITGEPLVAGHFGVANCFVPTDADDRAAAEQTVTAAIAHEGFELLLVRDVPVDHSVARPEAEQYQLPIVQWVFRAPSDWSRTDVDAAANRALLAVEAVSYAQAAEQHAEHAALYPLSLSARTQILKGRLNSGEVIGYFTDLRDPRHSVRTLYFHTRFSTNTEPHPTMAQPFRLMAHNGELNTDRKNRLSDEALAAARTRSIVRPPGQSDSSRLDQTLQSRVFDDGLEIVEAVVSLMPPAWENDRTLTPDVRDMLEYFSLYEEKNDGPAAVIFSDGDVVGARLDRLGLRPLRTVQTAEYLMVASEAGQVTFPADEVVHRGRIEAGGMLVVDHRTGTVMRTDDVLRMLAARRDYATLLDAARVHLDDLPAPDYDRGTSTLGYDGDLSLAGRYVAYSLNQESFRFMLDPMLANGSERISAMGYGNAVNALSDTEGGMAKYFSQRFAQVTNPPLDSIREADGMSMRVALGAKPDGTGSTSRQIVVDSPVLGHLDMVRLRDQTIVPLERFDMLYVPVVGDEQANAEAVRTATERLAEAVVAFAERQGGIAVLTDRSVSSTHAPLPVILAVAAVNQRLIETGLRLRVSVVAESGQLPSSHHVATALGFGASAVYSLSARLRAEEKYPAAPAPAGELTETDAALERFRKAAEKALAKTMGRVGLCTAESYIGGEFFEPNYLDTGDDLFARVFPHMDAPVGGVGFARIAQAATEWHERARSVATEGQIPLLGLFKERSDGAGHSFGVASVRGFGGMTEERPAFERSGDSDALRLLTLGQLDDAFGISDTAYRNTGYDRLSDAEIDAHRITPGYVTFLQTTHDERSRRPAALRDVLALPADVTGIDTAEDFARELGRFSTTGNASITVRGLSGSRPATGDDEQPGGPVRFDLRLTSAGSTGALRHRALADGVALLHPGQVDVDAVADDRVTLRATGRAADLLALLVSAPDSVDVATVQPAHEITRTLASGAMSHGALVATAHEAVAHGTNMVGGMSNSGEGGEHHSRYGTIRGSRIKQFASGRFGIWAGYLADPMLEELEIKIGQGAKPGEGGQLPAPKVTVDIAAARGGTPGVELISPPPHHDTYSIEDLAQLIHDCKAARVRVVVKLVSSEGIGTIAVGVAKAGADVINVAGNTGGTGAAAVTSLKYAGRSAEIGVAEVHQALVANGLRQKVTLRCSGAHQTGSDVVTSALLGGDSFEFGTTALMMLGCVMAKNCNVKCPAGLTTNAEAFEGDPRALAQYLLNIAHDVRQILARLGLHSLREARGRTDLLQLLDHPASVGRLDVRNLLAQVPEKVVTDPEYLEKDYRTDDSLIELVRAALVDGHDHSLHVDGLLLGNADKSVGGQLGIDVERLLNHELRDVDLSSHPAIATDDRGRRRLVDGAVTVSTHGSAGQSYGVFTNDGITLEHTGTANDGVGKSQSGGRIVVRAPGGGSGERGGNVLVGNFALFGATGGRTFVEGEAGDRFAVRNSGATAVVEGLGDFGCEYMTGGTVLNLGAFGKGLGNGMSGGFLYQYDPSGAVTERASTDSLLVFPVTDTERGAFHEASARLLLEWHLEATGSALAERLLAEWETTREHVYVGMPRALLLAQDADEILAAATRNELLDELATSTATDRIRSFKVAYRDQRTVLDGRAPALGDQGEDMFSLLSSYTVLGVAQDVALERVPGALGPQDPRVSEAVRNLVLTEDFAVQQRVVKYLRGTLDRFADDELATLVAVKRLDDHKRALTQRNNRSMDAPSTTGWIMHQNAKNDGRVRRARFDELLATAALEDIAMRAPQAPTEAVTA
- a CDS encoding sulfite reductase subunit alpha, with protein sequence MSTLPPTGSLIPVDAPFSAAQESWLAGFIAGIAAAGKRSAAPAPTTTIDVLFGTQTGNAEFLADELVAGAVARGLGGRATPLDAVTTEQLAAMSHVLVVTSTYGEGEMPDNAGLFWDAIQAATVPRLEGLQYAVLGLGDTSYDEFCQAGKLLDTRFEQLGATRIHDRVDCDVDFEDPAALWTDAVLDRLAAEAGATGGGGATTGSSATTGGAGAGGTGAGRASRPGAQWNKRTPYASRLVENRLLSSPRSAKEIRHYEFDLGDSGIEYTAGDALAVVPRNDEVFVAELLEQVGADGSEEFDGRPVAEVLRVDREIRTPSKDLVADLVQRAPSSELAAVVAHGDKHELDRWLWGRDVIDLLRDAGPAAPGLDELLPNLRPLQARQYSISSSPLAHPSRIHLTVASVRYGDPHRMHAGVASTFLADRVAPDGTVDVYLQPNAAFGVPADQDAPMVMIGPGTGIAPFRGFLHERAASGATGRNWLFFGDQHRDTDFVYEDELTGMQEQGVLDRLDLAFSRDQAEKVYVQTRMLERSAELYAWLEEGAHVYVCGDASRMAKDVEAALLQVIRTGRGRDEDDAQAYLADLRRAKRYVRDVY